ATCCCATCCTAAACCTACAGTGAATTTAGGGGCGTTAATATTTTCTCTTTGTCCTTTTTGTAAGTTAATAGCCATAATATAATTCCGTTTGTGTTAAAGTATTGATGTTATTTTTATATTCTTTTATTAAATGATAATTGTTACTGATAGCAAGTTCTACCAGGAGATCCATCTGCTCTTTTTTTACTTTAGACGTAAGATAGTCAAAATTACTTGAATCTAACCCTAAAATATATTTTACAATCCTTGTATTGAACTGAAAACTGGACTTGTTCATCACTTCTGCAACATGTTTTACATTTTTCACTGCATAATAATTAAAAAAGTTCTCAATTTTAGGATCGAGATCAAAATTCATTAGTTCAGCATAATACAGGAACATGAAATCTGCCTCCACCTCATATTCATTCAGGATTCTGTTCACAGTATATTCGTGACTTCCTGTAATTTTTATATCGTCTATAAAAATACAAAGTTTTCCTCTTAAAAAATCTTTATCAATGTAATAAGTATCATTGGCTATCAGATTTTTACGATCCTCGAAATTAAGGTTCCCATAATCTGTAATATACGTATGATTTCTGTTGATTTTAGATAAAATACTTGATTTTTTTTCCTTTTGAAACAGATAATAGTCCAAATGTTTTTTAAAGTAAAAGCATAAAAAATTGGAAGCTGTAGGAATGGCCATATAAGGACTTGGAAGCACTACAATTTCTTTATCTGTATTTAAAAGGTGTTTATTTTCGGAAATAAATCCGTCGAATAATTCTTTTGCAAATTTTTCAGCATACGACTTATCGCCATACTTGAAATAGCTGTATTCTGCGGGTGAGAAAGTGAACTCATCCGCTGAATGAATGTGGTGTAAGCTGTATCTTGTGTTCATGTTTATGGTTAGTGTTTTAGTAAATGTGCGCTGAACCCGAAGTCAATTGCTCCTTTATAGTCGGCAACAGGATTGTCTCCGATATGCAGAATCTGGCTTAATGGAAGATCCTGATTTTTAATCTTATTCTTTACTTCCTGAAAAATAAGCGGGTTCGGTTTAGAACAGTTGATTTCATCAGAATAAATATGAAAATCAATATACTGATCCAGATTTTCATGAATCAGAAACTTTCTCATTGTTTTTCCTTTGATAAATCCTGTATTACTCAGAATATTGATGGTTTTTCCCTGATTTTTAATTTCATCAAAAAAACCATGAATATTTTCAAAAATGACAACAGGTTTATATTCTAAAAACAATTCTTCACTTTTTTGATAAAACTCATTAAGCTTTTCCTTATCAAAAAGCTTTATATCTACATTATTTAAAGCTCCCAAAATCATCAGATAGATCTCAAAAGTGTCTATATTCCCCCCTGTAACCTCATTAATGTTATTGCAAAGATCATCGTAATATTTTACAGTTCTTGCAACCACTTCAATCGGTTCATCCAGATTAAAAAATGAGGAGAACAACTCAACTCTTTTTGTTTTAAATTCAGGATGAGATTTGATTAGGGTGAGCCACAGGTCAAAGGAAAAATGACAGTGGTTATGAATGTCGATATCTGTTTTCAATATGTTTTAAGTTAAAAGTTTTATTTAGCTTCTTGAAAAAGATTTAAAATTTATTAATCATCAAAAAGTGTTTCATTTTCTATTCTTCCCAAAGATAAAATTTTTATCAGAAATGCATTACTTTCCCTCTCTGTTTTAAGATATTTTATGATTTTAACGAAGAAAGGGTAAAAAATAAGGACTGTAGATTTTTCTTACAGTCCTTGTCTGGTTATGAATATTTATTTACTTTCTTGAATTGTCAACTATTTCAGGATTCACTATTCACTTGCGAAACAAAACTCACAATGACATCCCTATTATTTTTCCGGCATTACCTTATAAGTCGGATCTTCCTGAATATTAACTTCTACTACAGCTTCAGCATTTTTCAGCATTTTGCGGCAATCTTCACTAAGATGGCGAAGGAATACTGTTTTCCCTTGTTGTTTGTAGCGTTTTGACAATTTATCTACAGCATCTATTGCACTCATATCTACAATACGGCTTTCTTTAAAGTCTACTACCACTTCATCGGGATCATTCATCGGATCAAACTTATCGGCAAATGCAGTCACTGAACCGAAAAACAACGGACCAAATATTTCATAATGCCTGATCCCATTCTCGTCGGTATATTTTCTTGCACGGATTCTTTTGGCATTGTCCCAGGCAAATACTAAAGCCGCAATAATCACTCCTACTAAAACCGCCAATGCAAGATTATGCAATACTACAGTAATGAAAGCCACTGTAATTCCTACCAATATATCTGACTTCGGCATTTTATTTACAATCCGGATAGAAACCCATTGAAAAGTACTGATAGCCACCATCATCATTACACCTACTAACGCTGCCATTGGAATTTTTTCAATGATAGGTGCTCCAAATAGAATAATCAATAAGATCATGATGGAAGCAATAATTCCTGACAGTCGTGCTCTGGATCCTGCATTAAGATTCACTAATGTCTGGGCAACCATAGCACAGCCTCCCATTCCACCGAAAAATCCGTTGGTAATATTAGCTAATCCCTGCGCTACCGATTCTTTATTGGCATTTCCCTTGGAATTGGTAATCTCATCCACCATAGATAAAGTCAGCAATGATTCAATAAGCCCAACCCCAGCCATAATTAATGCATAAGGAAAAATGATCTGTAACGTTTCCAAAGAAAATGGAATTTGTGGAATATGGAAACCTGGAAGACTTCCGCTGATATGGGCAATATCTGCTACTGTTTTCGTTGGGATATTAAATCCAAGAACTATAGCAAATACAACAATAATGGCTACCAACGATGCAGGAACAGCTTTTGTAATCTTAGGAAAGAAATAGACAACGGCAATGGTGAGTGCCGTTAAACCTCCCATGATGTATAAAGGTGTTCCCTGAAGCCAGTTTACCACTCCATTGGTATCTGTAATTTTAAACTGTTCAATCTGGGCCATAAAAATAATAATGGCCAACCCGTTCAGAAATCCATACATAACGGGCTGTGGAATAAGCCTGACAAATTTTCCCAGTTTAAAGATTCCGACAAGCATCTGAAGAATTCCGGCAAGAGCTACAGTAGCAAAAAGATATTCTATTCCATGGGATTTTATGAGGGCAATTAAAACAACAATCGTGGCTCCTGCTCCTCCTGAAACCATTCCCGGACGGCCTCCCAAAACAGCTGTTACGATTCCCATAAGACATGCCGCATACAATCCTGTAAGTGGTGAAAGTCCTGCCAGAATAGCAAATGAAAGTGATTCAGGAATCATGGTCATGGCTACGGTAAAGCCAGCCAGCAATTCATTTTTATAATTTATTTTTTTCGAAAAATCGAATAAACTGATAGTATTCTTCATTGAAGTGCAAAGGTATATACTTGCTTAAGGGTATACAATTTTTGTATTCAAATTTTACTCATTTTTTTATTCTTCAAATAATTCACACATATGTTCAAATAATATGTTAATTTTAATTAAAATTTCTTCATAAACATACTTTTTTATGTTTATAAGTGTCTTCGCTTTCAATTTTTGTTTAAATTTGAAAGCAATTAAGCAGATTATTTGGTACTAAACAAGATATTCTAAACATAAAAAACTGGTTGTCAACACATACAACCTTTCAACACACAAGCTTAACGTAAATAAAATTGCATGAAACAACTTTAATAGGTCATATATTATTTACGCAAATGGTAGAAAAAAGAAGTTTGAAAAATAAGATGAGCGGTTACCCATTGGAAATAATGCATATACCTAAAAGTAAAATACCTTTTAAGATTAAGCTGTCCTGATCTATTTCCAAAGATTTTATAAAAGATTCAAAGTTTTTTGAATGATATCCGTTATCCTCTGATTTCGAAACGAAGTGCATTACATCATGTAATACATTATAATATATATAACCTATTTTATGTTTTCTAATGCATAAGTTTAATAAATAGATAATATTAAATAAAAATGTTATATAAAGAGATCCATATTGGAAAGTTTATTAAAGAGAGGGTTGATGAAAATGAAATAACAATGGAGAGGATATGTAAATTCCTGGACAGAGATGAAGATGCTATAGAAGGGATGTACAATAGCAAATCAATAGACGCGGATCTTCTCCTAAGATGGAGCAAATTATTGGAATATGATTTTTTCAGACTGTACAGTTCGCACTTAATTTTATACGCTCCTCCGGCAGCTGCCAATAAAAATCAACAAAAATCTGACAAGATTCCTTATTTCAGAAAAAATATTTATACTCAGGAAATTAAGGAATTCATTATGAAAAGAATTCTTTCAGGAGATATGACCCAGAGTGAGGTGATTAAGGAGTATTCTATTCCAAAAAGTACACTTCACAGATGGCTTCAGAAAAGTGATATTAATGGATAAACTGATAAAAGATGCGTCCCAATTATAAAAAGATATACCAGGACATGCTTAAGATGGAATATCCTGAAAAGCTAAAGGATCCCAAAATAAAAGAGCTTCTCGGAAAACTGGACACGAGTGAAGATGTATTGAAATTCAATGACAGGCTTTTCAAGCCTTCCAGGGAAAGCCAGAAAAACAATCAGAAACTTAAGACTTATGACAAAAAAACAATGCTTAAACTTCTTGAATATCAAAAGAAGCATGGGCATTCTACCAGTTATATGTCTAAAAAATATAAGATCAGCAGAACGACTCTCTCAAAATGGAAACTGATGTTTGAAGAAGAGCTGAATCATGCCATGAAAAAAGCCGATAAATAACTTATCGGCTTCTCTTTTTTATCATAAAACAAGGCAACAGGCAAATAGTGATGTCGTGCTCTACCAGCTGAGCTACTCTTCCTATGTTTTGGAGTGGAAGAGACGGGATTCGAACCCGTGACACCGTCGTGATGAATGAAGTAGCACTATTCTACGACACTTGTTTTTTTGAAAAAGAGGCAAAAAGATAAAAAGACTTCCAGATCATTTTCACAATCTGTTCTGGAATCGAACCAAATTAAACCGAAGTAAGTCTTTTCTACGGCACTCTTCTAGTGATAAACAGCAAGGCAATCAGTTAAACAGACTCATATTAACAGCGTACTCTCTTTACACTATCTGCTTCCGCAGAACAGGACTTGCACCTGTACCTCTGTTACCCCACGAAGTAATTCTGTTTTACGGCACTTGCTGGTAGTTATCAATTCATGGTTATTAGTTTATGTTACAAATTTATAGGGTTACTGCGCATTCTTTTTACGCAGTCCATTTTTTTTATAAAAACCAAGCAACAAATCATAAGAGTAATTAATGTTTCAATTGGAAGTTGGCGATGAAACTCTTACTAACGGCATTGGTTTGTTTTTACCGGGTAATTTGACAAAAGACACGGTCAGTTTGGAATCGAAGTAAGTCTTTTTTACGACACCGGTAATATTAACATTGCAAAATTATCAT
This Chryseobacterium sp. G0162 DNA region includes the following protein-coding sequences:
- a CDS encoding phosphoribosyltransferase family protein, whose amino-acid sequence is MNTRYSLHHIHSADEFTFSPAEYSYFKYGDKSYAEKFAKELFDGFISENKHLLNTDKEIVVLPSPYMAIPTASNFLCFYFKKHLDYYLFQKEKKSSILSKINRNHTYITDYGNLNFEDRKNLIANDTYYIDKDFLRGKLCIFIDDIKITGSHEYTVNRILNEYEVEADFMFLYYAELMNFDLDPKIENFFNYYAVKNVKHVAEVMNKSSFQFNTRIVKYILGLDSSNFDYLTSKVKKEQMDLLVELAISNNYHLIKEYKNNINTLTQTELYYGY
- a CDS encoding HAD family hydrolase yields the protein MKTDIDIHNHCHFSFDLWLTLIKSHPEFKTKRVELFSSFFNLDEPIEVVARTVKYYDDLCNNINEVTGGNIDTFEIYLMILGALNNVDIKLFDKEKLNEFYQKSEELFLEYKPVVIFENIHGFFDEIKNQGKTINILSNTGFIKGKTMRKFLIHENLDQYIDFHIYSDEINCSKPNPLIFQEVKNKIKNQDLPLSQILHIGDNPVADYKGAIDFGFSAHLLKH
- a CDS encoding SulP family inorganic anion transporter; this encodes MKNTISLFDFSKKINYKNELLAGFTVAMTMIPESLSFAILAGLSPLTGLYAACLMGIVTAVLGGRPGMVSGGAGATIVVLIALIKSHGIEYLFATVALAGILQMLVGIFKLGKFVRLIPQPVMYGFLNGLAIIIFMAQIEQFKITDTNGVVNWLQGTPLYIMGGLTALTIAVVYFFPKITKAVPASLVAIIVVFAIVLGFNIPTKTVADIAHISGSLPGFHIPQIPFSLETLQIIFPYALIMAGVGLIESLLTLSMVDEITNSKGNANKESVAQGLANITNGFFGGMGGCAMVAQTLVNLNAGSRARLSGIIASIMILLIILFGAPIIEKIPMAALVGVMMMVAISTFQWVSIRIVNKMPKSDILVGITVAFITVVLHNLALAVLVGVIIAALVFAWDNAKRIRARKYTDENGIRHYEIFGPLFFGSVTAFADKFDPMNDPDEVVVDFKESRIVDMSAIDAVDKLSKRYKQQGKTVFLRHLSEDCRKMLKNAEAVVEVNIQEDPTYKVMPEK
- a CDS encoding transposase; the encoded protein is MLYKEIHIGKFIKERVDENEITMERICKFLDRDEDAIEGMYNSKSIDADLLLRWSKLLEYDFFRLYSSHLILYAPPAAANKNQQKSDKIPYFRKNIYTQEIKEFIMKRILSGDMTQSEVIKEYSIPKSTLHRWLQKSDING
- a CDS encoding helix-turn-helix domain-containing protein — its product is MLKMEYPEKLKDPKIKELLGKLDTSEDVLKFNDRLFKPSRESQKNNQKLKTYDKKTMLKLLEYQKKHGHSTSYMSKKYKISRTTLSKWKLMFEEELNHAMKKADK